GAAATGCAGCAGCTGGCCGATCGCGTCGGCGAGAAGTCGGTTCTCGGGCGGACCGGCGGGGCCCCCTGCCTCGCCGTGGGGATGGCGGAGATCTTCCGGAGGTTTCTCGGCGGGCCGAGGTTCGCGGGGCTCTGGTACCATTTCGCGATCATGTTCGAGGCGCTGTTCATCCTCACGACCCTGGATGCCGGCACGCGGGTCGGACGTTACCTCCTCCAGGACGCGCTCCATCGCCTCCTGCCGGGTCTCGGGGGCTCGGGCTGGGGGGCGAACGTCGCGACCAGCACCGCATTCGTGGCAGCGTGGGGGTACTTCCTTCACGCGGGGGTCGTGGACCCGAACGGCGGCGTGTGGATCCTCTGGCCGTTGTTCGGCATCGCGAATCAGCTCCTCGCCGCCACCGCCCTGACCATCGCGGCGACTATCTTCGTGAGGACCGGGAGGGTGCGGTACGCCTGGGTGCCGCTGGTGCCGCTTGGGTTCCTCCTCTCGGTGACGTTGACGGCCGGGATTCAGAAGATCTTCCACCCCGACCCGCGCATCGGCTTCCTGGCCCTGGCGGCGTCGCCGGGAGTCGGCGCGGCCGCCGCGTTCAACGCGCGTCTCGACGCCGCGATGGCCGCGGCGTTCCTGGTCCTGGTGCTCACGGTCGTGCTCTCCGCGTCGCGCCAGTGGGTCCTGGTGCTCCTCGGCCGGATCGACGTGGAGCGGGATGCTCCGCCCCCGGCGGGCGAGGGGCGTTCGGTATTCGGGGACGTCCCGGCGGAGGCGGGCAGGCACCGGTGTTGCTGAACCTCGAATTCTGGAAGGAGATGCCATGAGCGATCCGATGGTGGCCGAGAAGCTGGAGCAGGTGCCGGCAATTCTCGAGGAGACCAGGTTCGACGCATGGCTCCTGTTCGCGCGCGAGACCCACACGCTCCCCGATCCGTGCTTCGATCTGGTCGTCGGGAGCAACGTGACGTGGCCCTCGGCGTTCCTCCTCGGCGCGTCCGGCGAGCGGATCGCGATCGTCGGAAGCCTCGACGCCGCGAACCTCAAGATGCACGGCCACTACCCGGAGATCGTCCCCTACGTCGGCGGGATCACCGAGAACCTCCGGCAGGTCCTCGGCCGGCTCGATCCGCGGAGGATCGCGGTCAACTACTCGGTGAACGACCTGATGGCGGACGGCCTGACCCACGGGATGTACCTGATCCTGCTGAAGGCCCTGGAGGGGACCCCATACGCATCGCGGCTCGACTCGTCGGAGCGGATCGTCTCCGCGCTGCGCGGGCGGAAATCGACCACCGAACAGGCGAGGATCCGCGCCGCCTGCGACGCCACGGTGGAGATCTTCGACCGCCTCACGCCGCGCCTCCGCGCCGGGCTCACGGAGAAGCGGGTCGCGGAGATGATCCGCGAGGAGATGTCGAGGATCGACGGTGTCGAGCCTGCCTGGGACGTGGAGCACTGTCCCGCGGTCTTCACGGGACCCGAGTCGGCCGGGGCCCACGCGGGACCGACGGACCGGCCGATCGAGCCGGGCCACGTGATGAACGTGGACTTCGGCGTCAGAAGGGACGGCTACTGCTCGGACCTGCAGCGGACCTGGTACTTCCTCAAGCCCGGTGAAGCCGGAGCTCCCGAGGCGGTGCGGAAGGGCTTCGATACGATCGTCGAGGCGATTCGCGAAGCCGCTCGTGCCCTCGAGCCCGGACGCACCGGAGAGGAGATCGACACCGTCGCTCGGTCGTACATCACCGGCCGCGGGTATCCGGAGTTCCCGCACGCGCTGGGTCATCAGATCGGACGCGACGCTCACGACGGAGCGGGGCTGCTCTGCCCGCGGTGGGAGCGGTACGGCACCCTTCCCGACCTTCGGGTGGAGGCGGGGCAGTGCTACACCATCGAGCCGCGGTTGCCGATCGAGGGGCACGGCATCGCGACCTGCGAGGAGATCGTGGCCGTGACCGATCGCGGCTGCGTCTTCCTGAGCCGCCCGCAGGACGACCTGTACGTGATCCGCTAGCGCCCCGCCGGGAACACCAGCGCCACCGCCCCCGAGTGGACGGCGAGGCTCAACGAGGTCCCGGTCACGTTGCTGAGACCGAGCGATCCGGGCCGGATCCTCCTTCGCCTCAACGTCCAGCGCGTACCACGAAGGGTCACCGTCGCCGGGCCGCCGACCGCGAGGAGCGAGACCGTCCGCCCGCGGACCGTGGCGGCCCGGCACCCGCGCCTCGTCACGAGAACGGTGGCCCGGTCGGTGGGGGCCAGGATTCCGGCGAAAGCATCCGAGGCCGCCGCGAGATCGAGAAGATTCGTCCATTCGTGATCGAGACGTCCGCCGAGCAGCCCGGCAACCGTGACGACCTGGACGCGCCGGGTCCTCAGCTCCCGCAGCGCGCCGGCCAGGTCGCTGAACGCTTTGTCCCGGTCGTAGACCACCGACGTCACGCCACGTGGCGAGCGGGAGGTCGAGTCCAGGTCGCCGACGAAGAGGTCCGGCTTGCGGGCCGCGGCCCTGCAGGTCCTGAGCCCGCCGTCCACCGCCACCAGAAGGCAGCCGTCCGATAGCGTGCCGGCGAGGGCACACGCCCGTCGCAGCTCCGCCCTGCGTGCTCCGTGAAGCACCAGCACGGCTCCCAGTACCCCCCCTCGACGCCGGAGTCCGCGCATTTCGATCTGCGGTCGCTCGCCGATGCGGTCCATCCCGAGTCGCGCTCCCATCGTTCTTAGATACCGCTCGGCCCGCGGCGAATCAAGCGGAACCTTGGGCGAATTCAGCTGGCATCGCCCGTCGAAAAAAACCCCGAAGGCTTCCGCCTCCGGGGTCGTCGTGAGTCCTCTCGAACCGGTGCCTCAGGCGACCGGCATCACGTTCTCGGCTTGCGGCCCCTTGGGACCTTCCTTGATCTCGAACTCGACTTCCTGACCTTCATCGAGGGTTCTGTAGCCCTCGGCTCGGATCGCGGAGTAGTGGACGAAGACGTCAGGGCCGTCCTCGCGGGCGATGAAACCGTATCCCTTCGTGTTGTTGAACCACTTCACCTTTCCTCTGGCCACGATCGAAACCTCCTTGCCCTTAGCGCTGTACCCCTGGTCGGGACACGGAACTTCCGGCGCCCCGGGCACGCCCCGACCCGAACGGGGCATCACCATGAATCACCACAGGAGGTCGGTCGCTCCCAGGTGCGCTGTCGATCGACACCCCGCCCATTCCGCGACGAGCCATCGAGGATTCTAGAGCCTGAAGTGTGAGCCCGCAAGCCCTGTTCGGCGTCCTGAAGCGGTCCGACGCGGCCTAGCGGGCGGCGTCCAGCGTCACGGCGGGGGCGGACCGGCAGGGACGTCCCCCGGCGACGCGACCATCATCGTCGGGAGCCTCGGCGGGTCTCCACCAGCGTCGCGGAATCCGATTCCGGCTCGACTTCGGGTGGCCCATCCTCCCCGGCGCGAGCCGGCCGGTCCGGCTCCGCCGATCCCGGCACCGGGCGATCGCGCAGTGCGGGGCCGAACGCGAGATCGAGAACCTGCTCGATCTCGCTGACGAACTGGAAGGACAACGCCTGTTTGACGGGCTCGGCCACGTCGATCAGGTCCTTCTCGTTCTTGTCCGGCAGCACGACCCGTCGGATGCCCGCGGACTTCGCGGCGATCACCTTCTCCTTGATGCCTCCCACGGGCAGCACCTTGCCCCGGAGAGTGATCTCCCCGGTCATGGCCAGGTCGGTGGGGACCGGCAATCCCGTCAGGAGCGACACGAGCGACGTGGTGAGCGTGACGCCCGCGGACGGACCATCCTTCGGGATCGCCCCTGCCGGCACGTGGATGTGAAAATCGCTGTGGTCGAATATCCCCTCGTCGATCCGGAGCTCCTTGGCGCTGCTGCGGATCCAGGACAGCGCGGCCAGGGCGGACTCGCGCATGACGTCGCCCAGCCGTCCCGTGATGGTCACCTTCCCCTTTCCGCGCATCCGCGTGGACTCGACGAACAGAATCTCACCTCCGACCTGGGTCCAGGCCAGGCCGACCGCAACACCGCTGCGGTCGCTTCGCTCCGCGATCTCCCTGAAGAACCGGACCGGGCCGAGCAGGTCCACGATCTGGTCCGGCGTCGCGACGAACCGATCCTTCTTCCCCTCGACCAGGCGGCGCGCGATCTTCCGGCAGATGTTCGCCACCTCTCGGTCGAGGTTCCGCACACCGGCCTCTCGGGTGTAGCTGTTGATCAGCATCCGGATCCCGTCGTCGGCGATCTCCAGAATCTCCGAGGTGAGACCGTGCTCGTCGAGCTGACGCGGGACCAGGTGCCCTTTGGCGATCTCCAGCTTCTCCTCCTCGGTGTAGCCGGGCAGGCGCAGGACCTCCATCCGGTCTCGTAGCGCCGGCGGGATCGTGTCGAGGACGTTCGCCGTGGTGATGAAGAACACCTTGCTGAGATCGTACGGTACTTCGAGGTAGTGGTCGGAGAACGCGTTGTTCTGCTCCGGGTCCAGCACCTCGAGGAGGGCGGACGACGGGTCGCCCCTGAAGTCGGTGCCCACCTTGTCGATCTCGTCGAGCATGAACACGGGATTGCGCGTCCCCGCCCGCTTGATCCCCTGGATGATCCGCCCGGGCAGGGACCCGATGTAGGTCCGACGGTGCCCGCGGATCTCGGCCTCGTCGCGGATGCCACCGAGGGAGATCCGGATGAATTTGCGTCCCATGGCCCTGGCGATCGACTTCCCGAGGGAGGTCTTTCCGACGCCGGGCGGGCCGGCGAAGCACAGGATCTGTCCCTTCAGGTCTTTCTTCAGCGAGCGGACTGCCAGGTACTCGAGGATCCGGTCCTTGATCTTCTCCAGATCGTAGTGGTCCTCGTCGAGGATCCTCTTCGCCTCGACGACGTCCAGCTTGTCCTCGGTCTCGACGGACCAGGGGAGCGAGACGAGCCAATCGAGGTAGGTGCGGGAGACGGTGTATTCCGCCGCCTGGGGCGGCATCTTCGAGAGTCGCTCCAGTTCCTTCTCCGCCGCCTTTCGCGGCTCGTCCGGCATCCCCGCGGCATCGATCTTCTTCCGGAGCTCCTCCATCTCCGCGGTGCGCTCGTCCTCCTCGCCCAGCTCCTTCTGGATCGCCTTCATCTGCTCCCGAAGGTAGTACTGCTTCTGAGTCTTACCCACCTCGTCGGCGACCTGGGACTGGATCCGGCTGGAGATCTCCTGAAGCTCGAGCTCCCGCGTGATGATCTCCATGAGTTTCTGGACGCGGTCCCGCACGTTGTTCCGCTCGAGGAGACCGATCTTCTCCTCGACGTTGACGTTCAGCACGGAGGCTGCGAGATCGCTGAGGCGCGCCGGGTCGGACGACCCCGCGGACAGCACCATCTCCCCCAGGTCGTTCGAGATGTTGGGCGACGCCTGCACGAGTTGCTGGAACTGGTTGATGAGGCTGCGGACCAGCGCGTCGAACTCGACGCCGGGCTCGAAGACGTCCTCCAGCGCGGTGACCGAGGCCTTGACGAAGGGCTCCGTGGCGACGAACCGGTCGACGCGGATTCGCTTGAGCCCCTGGATGATCAGATTGACGTTGTTCCCGTTGAGCCGGACGATCTTGAGGATCCGCGCCGCGGTCCCCACCCGGAACATCGCCGCCGGGTCCGGGTCGTCGTCGGCCGGGTTCCGCTGGGAGACGACGCCGATGAGCTTCCCGTCGCGCGCCACGTCGTCCAGCAGGTTGAGCGTCTTCCGGCGGCCGACGGAGATCGGCATGATCGCGTGCGGGAACAGCACGCTGTTACGGAGCGGGAGGACCCCGATCTCGCTGGGAATGAGTATGGCGTCCATGGTCTCCTTGCCTCGCCGCGGCCCCCCGCGGCACGATCGCCTCCAACGGGTCTCATTCTCGGTCCGGCGGGGCGCTGCCGCAACCCTCGGACCGGTGTGCAAGACACGACCGCCCCGGGGGCCGCCATCGCGGCGCCCCGGGGCGATTCCCGCCGTCGTTGGCTTTCACGCCGTCTGGATGGTCACCCTCTTCGGCTTCGCTTCCTCGGCCTTGGGCAGCATCAGCTCGAGCACTCCGTCCTTGAGGTGAGCGGAGATCTTCGACGCGTCCACGGTGGTCGGAAGGCCGAAGCTCCTGGTGAACGAGCCGTAGCTCCGCTCCATCCGGTACGCGTTCCTCTCCTGAACGTCCTCCTCGTGCTTGCGCTCGCCCTTGAGCATCAGAACCCCGTTCTCGATCCGTACGTCGATGTCGTTCCGATCGACGCCGGGCATCTCCGCCCGGATCACGAGGGAGTCACCCTTCTCGAAGATGTCCACGGGCGGAGCCCACGCACCGAAATCTTCGTCGCTGCCCCACCGAGCCGGGGCATCGGCGAGCATGCGGTTCACCCGATCCTGCATGCTCAACAGATCTCGCCACGGATCCCACCTTACGATCGCCATCGTCGTTACCTCCTTGCCATCTCGTTGATCCTCGAGGCCCGTCTCGACCCGGGCCTCTCGGAGATCGCTCAGTTAAGACCCACCCCCGCGGCTGTCAAGCCGGGCCGGCGTCGCCGCCGCGCTCCTTGGGCTCCGGACCGCGGACGGTCAGCACCGGGCAGGGCGCGCGCCGGACCACGCGCTCCGTCGTGGAGCCGAACAGCGCGTGGGAGATGAAGCCCCGGCCGTGGGTGGACATCGCGACGAGCGCCGCCTTGCGCTCGGCGGCGAGCCGGGCGATCTCGAGGTGAGGGGTCCCGCGGAGCACGACGCGCTCGAGTGGGACACCCGACCCCTCGTAGGGCTTCACGAACTGCTGGAGCTCCTGCGCCGCGCGCCGCGCCTGCGAGTCGAGGATCTCCTCGACCGGGATCGCGGCGAACTCGTCGACGAATGCCGGCAGCCGGTCCTCCACGACGTGCACGACGACGACGGTGGAGGAGAACTTGCGCGCGATCGCCATCGCCGGCGCGAAGGCGCGACGGGAGCTTTCGGAGAAGTCGGTGGTGACGACGAGGGTCTCGAAGTCGCTCAAGGCCGCCTCCGCGCCCCGGCCGCTGCCACGAGTCCGCGGGCCGCCTTCCCGCGACCCGATCGGCCCTATCCGTAGAGCCGGTCGTGATGGAGAGCGACGAGGCTGTCGGGAACCGGGCGGTAGTCCAGCGGCTCCAGCGAGAACGAGCCGCGTCCCTGGGTCTGCGATCGCAGGACGGTGAGATAGCCGAACATCTCCCCGATGGGCACGACGCCGCGGACCAGGATGTTCCCGCGCGTGAAGCGCGTCTCCTCGACCACGGCGCGGCGCTGGTTCAGGGTCTTCACGACGCCGCCGAGGTACTCCTCGGGGACCCGGATCTCCAGCCGGCCGTAGGGCTCAAGGACCTGGGATCCCGCGACGCGCAGCGCCTCCCGGAGCGCCATGCTCGTCGCCGAGTTCAGGGCGATCTCAGGCTGTCCGACGTCGTCGTAGGCGGCGTCGAGGAGCACGACGCGGATCGCCGTGACCGGGTAACCGTAGAGCCCGCCCCCCTCCGCCGCGTTCCTGACCGACTCCAGGATCGACGGCAGATACGCCTGGGGCAGCGTTCCCTGGCGGAGGCGGTCCAGCACCTCCACCGACGGCGGGACCCCGGGTGCCGGCTCGATGCCCAGCTCGATCCTCGCGAACAGGTTCTCCCCCGCCACCTGGCGCCGGTACTCCGCCGCGGCCTTCGCGGCGACGCGGGCGGTCTCCCGGTAGGAGACCCTCGGCTTCCCGTACACGGCGTTCACGCCGAAATCACGCAGCATCCGCCCCAGCACCACGTCCAGGTGCAGCTCGCCCATGCCCGACAGCAGCGTCTGGCCCGTGTCGGGGTCCACCGACGAGCGCAGCGTCGGGTCCTCCCGCTGCATGCGCGCGAGCACCTCGGCGAATCGGTCGCGGTCGGTGGTGGTCCTTGGCTCCACCGCGACGGAGACGACCGCCTCCGGGAACCGGATCGGCTCGAGGAGGACCGGGAACGCCTCGTCGCAGAGGGTGTCGCCGGTCACCGTCCGGTGGAGCCCGGCCACCGCGACGATGTCGCCCGCCTCGATCTCCTCCACCGGCTCCCCCCGGTCGGCGTGCATTCGCAGGATCCGGCGGAGTCGTTCCTTCTCGCCGGTGCGCGGATTCGTGGTCCGTTCGCCGGAGCTTAAGCGTCCCGAGTAGACGCGGAGGTAGTACAGGTCCGCGGACGTCGCCGCGACCACCTTGAATACCAGCGCGGCGAACGGCGCGTCGAGCCGCGGCTCCCTCCGTATCGGCCTCCCGTCCGACGGGCTCGTCCCCTCGATCGGGGGCATGTCCCCCGGCGCCGGCAGGAAGGCGCACACCGCGTCGAGCACCGGCTGGATCCCCGAGTTCCTCAGGGCCGCGCCGCAGACGACCGGAACCGCCCGGTGCGCCAGCGTCGCTTCCCGCAGGGCCGAACGGAACGCGTCCGCGGAGATCTCCTCGTCCCGGAGGTATCGCTCCGCCAGACCGTCGTGCACCTCCGCGAGAGCCTCGACCATGAGGGCGCGCCGGCGCTCGGCCTCCGCTGCGAGCCGACCTGGGATCGCGCTGACGATCACGTCCCGCCCCTGGGACCCCGGATCGAAGGTGAGATACGCGCGATCCGGCAGATCCACGATCCCGGCGAACGTCTCCGCGGAGCCGTCCGGGAACTGGATCGGAACCGCGTGGGCGTGCAGGCGCTCCCTGAGGGACCGCACGGCCGCGTCGAAATCGGCACCCACGCGATCCATCTTGTTGACGAACGCGATGCGTGGAACCTCGTACCGGTCCGCCTGGTGCCAGACGGTCTCGGACTGCGGCTCGACCCCCTCGACCCCGTCGAAGATCACCACCGCGCCGTCGAGCACCCTTAGGGCCCTCTCGACTTCGGCCGTGAAGTCGACGTGCCCCGGCGTGTCGATCAGGTTGATCTGGTGATCCTTCCAGATGAAGGTGGTCGCGGCGTCGGAGATCGTGATCCCGCGGTCCCGCTCGTCCACGCGGAAGTCCATCACGGCCTCGCCGTCGTGAACCTCGCCGATCCTGTGGCTGCGCCCCGTGTAGAAGAGGAAGCGCTCGGTGGTGGTCGTCTTGCCCGCGTCGATGTGCGCGACGATCCCGATGTTGCGAACGCGTTCAGGAGGTACGGATGCCATCCCCGCCGATCCGGTTTCCCGCGGGCCCGGCGGGAGGCACTCGCGCCACCCGGGACGGTCCCGCGCATTCACATCACGTAGTTGCCGCCCGAGTCCTCCGGGTCGCCCGGTGAGCCGTCGTCTTCCGGCTCGCCGACCTGGCGGGCCCTTTCATCCTCGATGGCTCGGAGGATCTCGTCCTCCTCGGGAATCCTCACGTTGTGAATCGCGCCGAGAAGGAGCAGGCCCTGGCCGACCACCGCGGGATCCTCGTCGAGCCAATCGCGCAGGGGATCGATGAGCTCCTCGGTGCCGAACAGGCTCACCCACTCCGCGGTGCTGCCGGCGCCCACCTCTTCCATGAACCACGACAGGTTCGAGGTGACCGCCTCGTAGGCCGACCGCGTCCCCAGATCGCACAGCAGTACCAGGAGGCTGTGGGCCGCGTCGGCGTCCGCCCCGCCCGACTCGATCCGGGCGCGGGCCGGAGCGACGATCGCCTCGCCCATCATCGCGAGCGCCCTCTCGGCCGCACCGTAGACGTAAGAGTTCTCGTCGGAGAGGTATTCCATCACCTCGGGGATGAAATGGACGGCCCGCAGCTCGCCCAGCGTCTCGAGCGCCACGACCTTCGGGAAGAACGGCCCTTGGGACTCGAGCATCCTGAGGCACCAGTCCTGCGCTTTCCTCCCCTCCTCCTCGCGCTCCTTGCACAGGACCGCGATCGCGGGAGGCAGGTCGGGAAGCACGAAGGCGGTCTCGACCTCGGCGAGGGTCAAGAGCCGGTCCAGGTCCCCCCGGGC
The sequence above is drawn from the Terriglobia bacterium genome and encodes:
- a CDS encoding thiamine diphosphokinase, producing MDRIGERPQIEMRGLRRRGGVLGAVLVLHGARRAELRRACALAGTLSDGCLLVAVDGGLRTCRAAARKPDLFVGDLDSTSRSPRGVTSVVYDRDKAFSDLAGALRELRTRRVQVVTVAGLLGGRLDHEWTNLLDLAAASDAFAGILAPTDRATVLVTRRGCRAATVRGRTVSLLAVGGPATVTLRGTRWTLRRRRIRPGSLGLSNVTGTSLSLAVHSGAVALVFPAGR
- a CDS encoding Xaa-Pro peptidase family protein, with translation MSDPMVAEKLEQVPAILEETRFDAWLLFARETHTLPDPCFDLVVGSNVTWPSAFLLGASGERIAIVGSLDAANLKMHGHYPEIVPYVGGITENLRQVLGRLDPRRIAVNYSVNDLMADGLTHGMYLILLKALEGTPYASRLDSSERIVSALRGRKSTTEQARIRAACDATVEIFDRLTPRLRAGLTEKRVAEMIREEMSRIDGVEPAWDVEHCPAVFTGPESAGAHAGPTDRPIEPGHVMNVDFGVRRDGYCSDLQRTWYFLKPGEAGAPEAVRKGFDTIVEAIREAARALEPGRTGEEIDTVARSYITGRGYPEFPHALGHQIGRDAHDGAGLLCPRWERYGTLPDLRVEAGQCYTIEPRLPIEGHGIATCEEIVAVTDRGCVFLSRPQDDLYVIR
- a CDS encoding Hsp20/alpha crystallin family protein, translating into MAIVRWDPWRDLLSMQDRVNRMLADAPARWGSDEDFGAWAPPVDIFEKGDSLVIRAEMPGVDRNDIDVRIENGVLMLKGERKHEEDVQERNAYRMERSYGSFTRSFGLPTTVDASKISAHLKDGVLELMLPKAEEAKPKRVTIQTA
- a CDS encoding cold-shock protein, producing MARGKVKWFNNTKGYGFIAREDGPDVFVHYSAIRAEGYRTLDEGQEVEFEIKEGPKGPQAENVMPVA
- the fusA gene encoding elongation factor G, translated to MASVPPERVRNIGIVAHIDAGKTTTTERFLFYTGRSHRIGEVHDGEAVMDFRVDERDRGITISDAATTFIWKDHQINLIDTPGHVDFTAEVERALRVLDGAVVIFDGVEGVEPQSETVWHQADRYEVPRIAFVNKMDRVGADFDAAVRSLRERLHAHAVPIQFPDGSAETFAGIVDLPDRAYLTFDPGSQGRDVIVSAIPGRLAAEAERRRALMVEALAEVHDGLAERYLRDEEISADAFRSALREATLAHRAVPVVCGAALRNSGIQPVLDAVCAFLPAPGDMPPIEGTSPSDGRPIRREPRLDAPFAALVFKVVAATSADLYYLRVYSGRLSSGERTTNPRTGEKERLRRILRMHADRGEPVEEIEAGDIVAVAGLHRTVTGDTLCDEAFPVLLEPIRFPEAVVSVAVEPRTTTDRDRFAEVLARMQREDPTLRSSVDPDTGQTLLSGMGELHLDVVLGRMLRDFGVNAVYGKPRVSYRETARVAAKAAAEYRRQVAGENLFARIELGIEPAPGVPPSVEVLDRLRQGTLPQAYLPSILESVRNAAEGGGLYGYPVTAIRVVLLDAAYDDVGQPEIALNSATSMALREALRVAGSQVLEPYGRLEIRVPEEYLGGVVKTLNQRRAVVEETRFTRGNILVRGVVPIGEMFGYLTVLRSQTQGRGSFSLEPLDYRPVPDSLVALHHDRLYG
- a CDS encoding universal stress protein produces the protein MSDFETLVVTTDFSESSRRAFAPAMAIARKFSSTVVVVHVVEDRLPAFVDEFAAIPVEEILDSQARRAAQELQQFVKPYEGSGVPLERVVLRGTPHLEIARLAAERKAALVAMSTHGRGFISHALFGSTTERVVRRAPCPVLTVRGPEPKERGGDAGPA
- the lon gene encoding endopeptidase La, whose product is MDAILIPSEIGVLPLRNSVLFPHAIMPISVGRRKTLNLLDDVARDGKLIGVVSQRNPADDDPDPAAMFRVGTAARILKIVRLNGNNVNLIIQGLKRIRVDRFVATEPFVKASVTALEDVFEPGVEFDALVRSLINQFQQLVQASPNISNDLGEMVLSAGSSDPARLSDLAASVLNVNVEEKIGLLERNNVRDRVQKLMEIITRELELQEISSRIQSQVADEVGKTQKQYYLREQMKAIQKELGEEDERTAEMEELRKKIDAAGMPDEPRKAAEKELERLSKMPPQAAEYTVSRTYLDWLVSLPWSVETEDKLDVVEAKRILDEDHYDLEKIKDRILEYLAVRSLKKDLKGQILCFAGPPGVGKTSLGKSIARAMGRKFIRISLGGIRDEAEIRGHRRTYIGSLPGRIIQGIKRAGTRNPVFMLDEIDKVGTDFRGDPSSALLEVLDPEQNNAFSDHYLEVPYDLSKVFFITTANVLDTIPPALRDRMEVLRLPGYTEEEKLEIAKGHLVPRQLDEHGLTSEILEIADDGIRMLINSYTREAGVRNLDREVANICRKIARRLVEGKKDRFVATPDQIVDLLGPVRFFREIAERSDRSGVAVGLAWTQVGGEILFVESTRMRGKGKVTITGRLGDVMRESALAALSWIRSSAKELRIDEGIFDHSDFHIHVPAGAIPKDGPSAGVTLTTSLVSLLTGLPVPTDLAMTGEITLRGKVLPVGGIKEKVIAAKSAGIRRVVLPDKNEKDLIDVAEPVKQALSFQFVSEIEQVLDLAFGPALRDRPVPGSAEPDRPARAGEDGPPEVEPESDSATLVETRRGSRR